A genomic segment from Bacillota bacterium encodes:
- the rsgA gene encoding ribosome small subunit-dependent GTPase A: MAELQRVEEGVVVTRQSGFYTVWLTSGSLVEAVLRGKVRKAGPVLTGDRVRVRVGADGSAVVEEVLPRTTWLARPPVANVSCLVAVAAAPEPDLFLLDRLLVLGEASRLACVVCINKIDLATPEQVAQWRRLYEQAGYPVAATSGRTGDGVADLARLLVSHVSTLSGPSGVGKSSLINALYPEARLEVGELSPKLGRGRHTTRQVQLLPLPAGGLLADTPGFSRLELEGIAPQQLDRLMPDIRRAAESCEFGDSCMHRGEEGCALPQAVEEGAVAASRFRHYRRLLEEVLEQEARKYS; this comes from the coding sequence GTGGCTGAGCTTCAGCGGGTTGAAGAGGGTGTGGTGGTGACCCGGCAGTCGGGGTTCTACACCGTTTGGCTCACCTCGGGGTCACTCGTCGAGGCCGTGCTGCGGGGCAAGGTACGAAAGGCCGGGCCCGTCTTGACCGGCGACCGGGTACGGGTCCGCGTGGGGGCAGACGGGAGCGCGGTGGTGGAAGAGGTGCTGCCCCGAACGACCTGGCTCGCTCGCCCGCCCGTGGCCAACGTCAGTTGCCTGGTTGCTGTGGCGGCAGCGCCCGAGCCGGATCTCTTCCTTCTCGACCGGCTGCTCGTGCTTGGGGAGGCCTCGAGGCTTGCCTGCGTCGTCTGCATCAACAAAATCGACCTGGCTACGCCCGAACAGGTGGCGCAGTGGCGGCGGCTCTACGAGCAGGCCGGCTACCCGGTGGCGGCGACCAGCGGCCGGACGGGCGACGGCGTCGCCGACCTTGCCCGCCTCCTGGTGAGCCACGTCAGCACGCTGAGCGGACCATCCGGCGTTGGCAAGTCATCCCTCATCAACGCGCTGTATCCTGAGGCTCGCCTGGAGGTGGGGGAGCTTTCACCGAAGCTCGGGCGCGGGCGGCACACCACCCGCCAGGTTCAGCTCCTGCCGCTGCCGGCCGGAGGCCTTCTGGCCGACACCCCCGGGTTCTCCCGCCTCGAACTGGAGGGGATCGCCCCGCAGCAACTGGACCGCCTGATGCCGGACATCCGCCGCGCGGCAGAGTCGTGCGAGTTCGGGGATAGCTGCATGCACCGGGGCGAGGAGGGCTGCGCTCTGCCGCAAGCCGTAGAAGAGGGGGCGGTGGCAGCGTCACGCTTCCGCCACTACCGGCGGCTGCTCGAGGAAGTGCTGGAACAGGAGGCGCGCAAGTACTCGTGA
- the rpe gene encoding ribulose-phosphate 3-epimerase — protein sequence MSVKIAPSLLAADFARLAESVSRVPNADWLHVDVMDGHFVPNLTVGPPVVQAIRRVTSLPLDVHLMVEAPERWIDSFARAGADRLTVHVEGTYHLDRLLRYIHELKLKAGVALNPATPVESLDYPLDLVDQVLVMTVNPGFGGQPFLPQMLRKVEAVRRLIETRGLSCDVVVDGGVDDTTAPSLVGAGATVLVAGTCVFNDGDPAAAVTRLRNAAGRARS from the coding sequence GTGAGCGTCAAGATCGCCCCGTCGCTGCTGGCCGCCGACTTTGCCCGGCTGGCCGAGTCGGTAAGCCGGGTGCCCAACGCGGACTGGCTGCACGTGGACGTCATGGACGGCCACTTCGTGCCGAACCTCACCGTCGGCCCGCCGGTCGTGCAGGCCATCCGGCGGGTCACCTCACTGCCGCTGGACGTCCACCTCATGGTCGAGGCGCCGGAGCGGTGGATCGATAGCTTCGCCCGCGCCGGGGCGGATCGGCTGACGGTACATGTGGAGGGCACCTACCACCTTGATCGCCTGTTACGGTACATCCACGAGCTCAAGCTAAAGGCGGGGGTCGCCCTCAACCCGGCCACGCCCGTCGAAAGCCTGGATTACCCGCTCGACCTGGTGGACCAGGTGCTCGTCATGACCGTCAACCCCGGATTTGGCGGGCAGCCGTTCCTGCCGCAGATGCTGCGCAAGGTCGAAGCGGTGCGGCGGCTCATCGAAACCCGCGGCCTCTCCTGCGACGTGGTGGTGGACGGGGGGGTCGACGACACCACCGCACCGTCGCTGGTGGGCGCCGGGGCAACCGTGCTGGTGGCCGGCACCTGCGTCTTCAACGATGGCGACCCGGCGGCCGCCGTGACGCGGCTGCGAAATGCGGCCGGCCGCGCGCGGTCCTGA
- a CDS encoding PASTA domain-containing protein, translating to IDQNPAPGSEVDQGSSVDLIYSQASPSAGGQPAEETAAGGQTPAEPQPPAPPEPAGKAPEQAATETTSASDAAAGAEAQKKWRTAEVNIQVPWGEDKEVVILVIDDFGSYEVFRRTLPGGTYVVERVRGRGSSAHFQVYIGGRMVKDEPFPPAER from the coding sequence TCATTGACCAGAACCCTGCGCCCGGGAGCGAGGTGGATCAGGGGTCATCCGTCGACCTGATTTACAGCCAGGCCTCGCCGTCGGCCGGCGGCCAGCCAGCGGAGGAGACCGCCGCCGGCGGCCAGACGCCCGCCGAGCCGCAGCCGCCAGCGCCACCCGAGCCGGCCGGCAAAGCGCCCGAACAGGCCGCAACCGAGACCACGTCGGCCTCCGACGCCGCTGCCGGCGCCGAAGCGCAGAAGAAGTGGCGAACGGCGGAGGTCAACATCCAGGTGCCGTGGGGCGAAGACAAGGAGGTCGTCATCCTGGTCATCGACGACTTCGGCTCTTATGAAGTGTTCCGGCGCACGCTCCCGGGCGGCACGTACGTGGTGGAACGGGTAAGGGGGCGGGGCTCGTCGGCCCACTTCCAGGTGTACATCGGCGGCCGCATGGTGAAGGACGAGCCGTTCCCGCCCGCGGAGCGCTGA